A stretch of the Pangasianodon hypophthalmus isolate fPanHyp1 chromosome 28, fPanHyp1.pri, whole genome shotgun sequence genome encodes the following:
- the gucy1a1 gene encoding guanylate cyclase soluble subunit alpha-1 isoform X1: MFCAKLKELKISAECPFSVLVGNEEAEETGEREEREESRAQSSEHVANVAPRRKTSRNKVNLHSLGESVRKLVCPEFEKLRNAMSRVMKQQSHATCPAQHSTDVYQLPDKPELLLDVMKSYSVKTGIPMDSLKLALGAEVFRDCYEEDGHVLRVVGGALHDFLNSFNVLLKQSTPPTADARRHVCQASVLCLDKDPGLLTVYYFNPHSTTELFFPGIIQAAAHFLYGINVDVKMDSELKEGGALHDNHQPHLLYSIAVRDARSLTPSPMRTHSSGHIPLSLLYSTFPFHILLDQDMAVLQMGDGLRRRLGRGREVQRRPAFEEHFLIVMPEIQADFQGILTMLNTQFILRVKQHSASAGKHMDLKGQMIFMSESNAVLFLGSPCVDRLEELTGRGLYLSDIPIHNALRDVVLVGEQAKAQDGLKKRLGKAKAALEQAHQALEEEKRKTVELLFTIFPGNVAQRLWQGLPVQAKKFDAVTVLFSDIVGFTAICSRCTPMQVVDMLSALYTRFDRHCGELDVYKVETIGDAYCVAGGLHKDSPTHAVQIAHMALKMMELSDEVTTPMGEVIRMRIGVHSGSVLAGVVGVKMPRYCLFGNNVTLANKFESCSLPRKINISPTTYRLLKDCPEFTFIPRSREELPPNFPFDIPGICYFLEAASGRTSDSGVNHSPAMMNSVQ; encoded by the exons ATGTTCTGTGCCAAGCTGAAGGAGCTGAAAATCTCGGCCGAGTGTCCTTTCTCAGTGCTGGTCGGAAATGAAGAGGCAgaggagacaggagagagagaggagagagaggagagccGAGCTCAGAGCTCAGAACACGTCGCAAACGTCGCGCCGAGACGCAAAACGAGTCGCAATAAAGTTAATCTGCATTCCCTGGGAGAGAGCGTCCGCAAGCTGGTGTGTCCTGAG TTTGAGAAACTGCGAAACGCGATGTCCAGAGTGATGAAGCAGCAGTCACACGCCACGTG TCCTGCTCAACACAGCACAGATGTTTATCAGCTTCCGGACAAACCTGAACTCTTGCTGGATGTCATGAAGAGTTACTCAGTGAAAACAG GAATTCCCATGGACTCTCTGAAGCTCGCTCTGGGCGCTGAGGTTTTCCGTGACTGCTATGAAGAAGATGGTCATGTGCTCCGTGTGGTGGGCGGAGCCCTACATGACTTCCTGAACAGCTTCAACGTCCTCCTGAAGCAGAGCACCCCGCCCACAGCTGACGCACGCCGTCACGTGTGCCAGGCCTCCGTGCTGTGCCTGGACAAAGACCCGGGTCTCCTGACAGTCTACTACTTCAACCCTCACTCCACCACCGAGCTCTTCTTCCCAGGCATCATCCAGGCGGCGGCTCACTTCCTGTACGGCATCAACGTAGACGTCAAGATGGACTCAGAGCTAAAAGAGGGTGGGGCTCTCCATGACAACCATCAACCCCATCTTCTGTACTCCATTGCGGTGAGAGATGCCAGGAGCCTGACGCCCAGCCCCATGAGAACACACTCGTCCGGTCACATCCCACTGTCGCTGCTCTACTCCACCTTCCCCTTCCACATCCTGTTAGATCAGGACATGGCGGTGCTGCAGATGGGAGACGGGCTGAGGAGGCGATTAGGGCGGGGCAGGGAGGTGCAGAGGAGGCCAGCCTTTGAGGAGCACTTTCTCATTGTGATGCCTGAGATCCAGGCAGACTTCCAGGGCATCCTCACCATGCTGAACACACAGTTCATCCTGAGGGTAAAGCAGCACAGCGCTAGCGCCGGGAAG CACATGGACCTTAAGGGTCAGATGATCTTCATGTCCGAGTCGAACGCTGTGCTGTTCCTGGGCTCACCATGTGTGGACCGTCTGGAAGAGCTGACAGGGCGTGGCCTCTATCTGTCCGACATCCCGATCCACAACGCCCTGCGTGATGTGGTGCTGGTGGGTGAGCAGGCGAAGGCGCAGGACGGCCTGAAGAAGCGTCTGGGGAAAGCGAAAGCAgctctggaacaggctcaccaGGCCCTTGAGGAGGAGAAGCGCAAAACCGTCGAGCTGCTCTTCACCATCTTCCCTGGGAACGTGGCTCAGCGGCTGTGGCAGGGGCTCCCGGTGCAGGCCAAGAAGTTCGACGCTGTCACAGTGCTGTTCTCCGACATCGTGGGCTTCACTGCTATCTGCTCCCGCTGCACGCCCATGCAGGTGGTGGACATGCTGAGCGCTCTGTACACACGCTTCGACCGGCACTGCGGAGAACTCGATGTCTACAAG GTGGAGACAATCGGAGATGCGTACTGCGTTGCTGGAGGTTTACATAAGGACAGTCCGACCCACGCTGTACAGATCGCTCACATGGCCCTGAAGATGATGGAGCTCTCCGATGAGGTCACGACCCCCATGGGCGAGGTCATCAGG ATGCGGATTGGTGTTCATTCAGGCTCAGTTCTGGCGGGCGTGGTCGGGGTGAAGATGCCTCGGTACTGTCTTTTCGGTAACAACGTCACTTTAGCCAACAAGTTTGAGTCCTGCAGCCTCCCGAGGAAAATCAACATCAGTCCTACAACCTACAG GTTGCTAAAAGATTGTCCTGAGTTCACGTTTATCCCACGCTCCAGAGAAGAACTTCCGCCCAACTTCCCCTTTGACATTCCGGGTATTTGTTACTTCCTGGAGGCGGCCAGCGGCAGGACGAGTGACAGCGGAGTGAATCATTCCCCTGCCATGATGAACAGTGTACAGTAA
- the gucy1a1 gene encoding guanylate cyclase soluble subunit alpha-1 isoform X2, translating into MFCAKLKELKISAECPFSVLVGNEEAEETGEREEREESRAQSSEHVANVAPRRKTSRNKVNLHSLGESVRKLVCPEFEKLRNAMSRVMKQQSHATCPAQHSTDVYQLPDKPELLLDVMKSYSVKTGIPMDSLKLALGAEVFRDCYEEDGHVLRVVGGALHDFLNSFNVLLKQSTPPTADARRHVCQASVLCLDKDPGLLTVYYFNPHSTTELFFPGIIQAAAHFLYGINVDVKMDSELKEGGALHDNHQPHLLYSIAVRDARSLTPSPMRTHSSGHIPLSLLYSTFPFHILLDQDMAVLQMGDGLRRRLGRGREVQRRPAFEEHFLIVMPEIQADFQGILTMLNTQFILRVKQHSASAGKHMDLKGQMIFMSESNAVLFLGSPCVDRLEELTGRGLYLSDIPIHNALRDVVLVGEQAKAQDGLKKRLGKAKAALEQAHQALEEEKRKTVELLFTIFPGNVAQRLWQGLPVQAKKFDAVTVLFSDIVGFTAICSRCTPMQVVDMLSALYTRFDRHCGELDVYKVETIGDAYCVAGGLHKDSPTHAVQIAHMALKMMELSDEVTTPMGEVIRRAEKHEQLLHSTERKTLMEAWTDPVQPQHERRRPGEDGNQSVRKCSRHTSIIRPRYTQHLLMLQLTMSLIYLFIIHSVMFPGV; encoded by the exons ATGTTCTGTGCCAAGCTGAAGGAGCTGAAAATCTCGGCCGAGTGTCCTTTCTCAGTGCTGGTCGGAAATGAAGAGGCAgaggagacaggagagagagaggagagagaggagagccGAGCTCAGAGCTCAGAACACGTCGCAAACGTCGCGCCGAGACGCAAAACGAGTCGCAATAAAGTTAATCTGCATTCCCTGGGAGAGAGCGTCCGCAAGCTGGTGTGTCCTGAG TTTGAGAAACTGCGAAACGCGATGTCCAGAGTGATGAAGCAGCAGTCACACGCCACGTG TCCTGCTCAACACAGCACAGATGTTTATCAGCTTCCGGACAAACCTGAACTCTTGCTGGATGTCATGAAGAGTTACTCAGTGAAAACAG GAATTCCCATGGACTCTCTGAAGCTCGCTCTGGGCGCTGAGGTTTTCCGTGACTGCTATGAAGAAGATGGTCATGTGCTCCGTGTGGTGGGCGGAGCCCTACATGACTTCCTGAACAGCTTCAACGTCCTCCTGAAGCAGAGCACCCCGCCCACAGCTGACGCACGCCGTCACGTGTGCCAGGCCTCCGTGCTGTGCCTGGACAAAGACCCGGGTCTCCTGACAGTCTACTACTTCAACCCTCACTCCACCACCGAGCTCTTCTTCCCAGGCATCATCCAGGCGGCGGCTCACTTCCTGTACGGCATCAACGTAGACGTCAAGATGGACTCAGAGCTAAAAGAGGGTGGGGCTCTCCATGACAACCATCAACCCCATCTTCTGTACTCCATTGCGGTGAGAGATGCCAGGAGCCTGACGCCCAGCCCCATGAGAACACACTCGTCCGGTCACATCCCACTGTCGCTGCTCTACTCCACCTTCCCCTTCCACATCCTGTTAGATCAGGACATGGCGGTGCTGCAGATGGGAGACGGGCTGAGGAGGCGATTAGGGCGGGGCAGGGAGGTGCAGAGGAGGCCAGCCTTTGAGGAGCACTTTCTCATTGTGATGCCTGAGATCCAGGCAGACTTCCAGGGCATCCTCACCATGCTGAACACACAGTTCATCCTGAGGGTAAAGCAGCACAGCGCTAGCGCCGGGAAG CACATGGACCTTAAGGGTCAGATGATCTTCATGTCCGAGTCGAACGCTGTGCTGTTCCTGGGCTCACCATGTGTGGACCGTCTGGAAGAGCTGACAGGGCGTGGCCTCTATCTGTCCGACATCCCGATCCACAACGCCCTGCGTGATGTGGTGCTGGTGGGTGAGCAGGCGAAGGCGCAGGACGGCCTGAAGAAGCGTCTGGGGAAAGCGAAAGCAgctctggaacaggctcaccaGGCCCTTGAGGAGGAGAAGCGCAAAACCGTCGAGCTGCTCTTCACCATCTTCCCTGGGAACGTGGCTCAGCGGCTGTGGCAGGGGCTCCCGGTGCAGGCCAAGAAGTTCGACGCTGTCACAGTGCTGTTCTCCGACATCGTGGGCTTCACTGCTATCTGCTCCCGCTGCACGCCCATGCAGGTGGTGGACATGCTGAGCGCTCTGTACACACGCTTCGACCGGCACTGCGGAGAACTCGATGTCTACAAG GTGGAGACAATCGGAGATGCGTACTGCGTTGCTGGAGGTTTACATAAGGACAGTCCGACCCACGCTGTACAGATCGCTCACATGGCCCTGAAGATGATGGAGCTCTCCGATGAGGTCACGACCCCCATGGGCGAGGTCATCAGG AGGGCTGAGAAGCACGAGCAACTTCTCCACAGCACGGAGAGGAAAACGCTGATGGAAGCTTGGACTGACCCGGTTCAACCACAACATGAACGAAGACGTCCAGGAGAAGACGGGAATCAATCAGTGAGAAAATGCTCGAGACACACCTCCATCATACGGCCACGTTATACGCAGCACCTTCTCATGTTACAGCTGACTAtgagtcttatttatttatttattattcattcagtGATGTTTCCTGGTGTGTAA